From Sporosarcina sp. Marseille-Q4943, the proteins below share one genomic window:
- the smc gene encoding chromosome segregation protein SMC, which yields MFLKRVEIIGFKSFAERIGIDFVPGVTAIVGPNGSGKSNITDAIRWVLGEQSAKSLRGVKMEDVIFAGSESRKPLNYAEVTLILDNSNGLFPLDYTEISVSRRVFRSGESNYLLNGQQCRLKDINDVFMDSGLGKEAFSIISQGRVDEILNSRPEDRRSIFDEAAGVLKYKTRKRKAEHKLFETEDNLDRVLDILKELDTRIGPLEKNAEAAERHQLLSTEIRDADVRLLNYDGANLRDEIIKKTTLIEEKQIQRERLVAEIAQVEQQSNEGKKQLAQIDRNIEALQQQLVEISAEAEKWEGRRLLSLEKQKNTEQHLKRIQQELAQAHKDKEDLIVKLAAAKEKLAITGASLEKITSEMNEIAQILKRSAKETEAEIDELKSSYIEMLNEEATIRNDLKHIDERMQGEKTSSVRISEQTSVLKIKLQELKEKRSIQSGELSSLQEKKEKAETAFKRSEKLYREAEEELVVQQQFMQNAMNKQSEMQGRLRVLQSLEADFSGFYSGVRAVLIAAKDGRLRGVDGAVAELITVGDSHIKAIETALGGAMQHIVTSTEVEARNAIGYLKQKNAGRATFLPRDVIKSRNLPIASLRIVQQHPEFIGTADQLVQTHSAFSNIIENLLGMTIVAKTLAGASAIAKLLGYKFRIVTLDGDVVNAGGSLTGGGAKGQSTVFSRKAELEMLSTQLSRMSASIKTATSKIAESKMSVAQHMHDTEKYRQLRDTVRQEMVSVDSVLRELDMEIRTIESEISLAEKGIAGSENVGAELQNRKEKLLERHKMIKSTLDSTQKEVETLERLAANRRNEETALMTKNSELREQAAIHREQKGHQQSSITEMEQSLSQLEQKMSALEADREIYAEHEMGIELTPQEIANHIDKSVTEKSTIEQSLSDERNKRIQVASELEKQEEILKSLRHDEGKAVSSLNEINVAVSRLEVKYEAITNRLLDEYGLYPDFESESDFDVEATRNRVEQLKSEIESIGSVNPSAIQEFKEVSERHAFLTEQRNDLLEAKNTLNEAMSEMDREMEMRFSTTFNAVRNRFHAVFKEMFGGGDADLILTEPDNLLETGVEIVARPPGKKLQNLSLLSGGERALTAITLLFSIIEVRPVPFCILDEVEAALDEANVIRYSKYLKKFSDNTQFIVITHRKGTMEGADVLYGITMQESGVSKLISVKLSEVPAEVLG from the coding sequence GTGTTTCTAAAAAGAGTTGAAATTATCGGGTTCAAATCATTTGCCGAACGGATCGGCATTGATTTCGTCCCGGGCGTAACAGCCATTGTAGGACCGAATGGCAGTGGGAAAAGCAATATCACCGATGCAATCCGTTGGGTGCTCGGTGAACAGTCTGCCAAATCCCTTCGTGGTGTAAAGATGGAGGATGTTATTTTTGCGGGCAGTGAATCCCGCAAACCGTTGAATTACGCGGAGGTAACATTGATCCTCGATAATTCGAATGGGCTCTTCCCGCTCGATTACACCGAAATAAGCGTCAGCCGCCGGGTCTTCCGTTCGGGGGAAAGCAATTATTTACTGAACGGGCAACAATGCCGTTTGAAGGATATTAATGATGTCTTCATGGATTCCGGGTTAGGAAAGGAAGCTTTTTCAATCATATCCCAAGGGCGTGTCGACGAAATCCTGAACAGCCGGCCGGAAGATAGAAGAAGTATTTTTGATGAGGCCGCAGGTGTGTTGAAATATAAAACACGCAAAAGGAAAGCGGAGCATAAGCTTTTTGAGACGGAGGATAATCTAGATCGTGTCCTCGATATTCTTAAAGAATTGGATACAAGGATCGGCCCGCTTGAAAAGAACGCCGAAGCGGCAGAAAGACATCAGTTGCTGTCAACTGAGATTAGAGATGCCGATGTTCGACTTCTGAATTATGATGGTGCGAACTTACGTGACGAAATCATAAAGAAAACTACACTGATCGAGGAAAAACAGATACAACGCGAGCGTTTAGTAGCGGAGATTGCACAAGTTGAACAGCAATCCAATGAGGGAAAGAAGCAGTTGGCGCAAATCGACAGGAATATTGAAGCGCTTCAACAGCAATTGGTTGAAATTAGTGCAGAAGCTGAAAAATGGGAAGGCCGCCGACTATTATCGCTTGAAAAACAGAAAAATACAGAGCAACACTTGAAGAGGATCCAGCAAGAGTTGGCTCAAGCTCATAAGGATAAGGAAGACTTGATCGTCAAATTGGCGGCTGCAAAAGAGAAATTAGCCATTACCGGAGCAAGTTTGGAAAAAATCACTTCGGAAATGAATGAAATCGCCCAAATTCTGAAAAGGTCTGCTAAAGAGACAGAGGCGGAAATTGACGAGTTGAAATCATCCTATATTGAAATGTTGAACGAAGAAGCGACAATCAGAAATGATTTGAAGCATATCGATGAACGGATGCAAGGGGAAAAGACATCTTCAGTCCGCATTTCAGAACAAACTTCCGTCTTGAAAATTAAGCTTCAAGAGTTAAAGGAAAAAAGATCTATCCAATCGGGTGAGCTTTCCTCGTTGCAGGAGAAAAAAGAGAAAGCAGAGACTGCTTTCAAAAGGTCCGAAAAGCTTTACCGCGAAGCGGAAGAGGAACTGGTAGTACAGCAGCAGTTTATGCAAAATGCAATGAACAAGCAATCGGAAATGCAAGGGAGGCTGCGTGTACTTCAAAGTTTAGAGGCGGATTTTTCAGGCTTCTATTCAGGTGTCCGAGCTGTCCTTATTGCTGCCAAAGATGGCAGATTGCGTGGCGTGGATGGGGCTGTTGCAGAGCTGATAACAGTTGGCGATTCGCATATTAAGGCGATCGAAACGGCATTGGGCGGTGCGATGCAGCATATTGTCACATCGACAGAGGTGGAGGCGCGGAATGCGATCGGTTATTTAAAACAGAAGAATGCTGGTCGAGCGACATTTTTGCCACGTGATGTCATCAAATCTAGAAATCTTCCAATTGCATCTCTCCGTATTGTTCAACAGCATCCAGAATTTATCGGAACGGCTGATCAGCTTGTGCAGACACACTCCGCATTTTCGAACATCATTGAAAACCTTCTTGGAATGACAATCGTCGCAAAAACGTTGGCTGGAGCTTCCGCCATCGCAAAATTGCTCGGATATAAATTCCGCATTGTCACACTCGACGGTGATGTCGTGAATGCTGGCGGTTCCCTTACCGGCGGTGGTGCAAAAGGGCAGTCGACCGTATTTTCGAGAAAAGCGGAGCTGGAGATGTTAAGTACACAACTTTCGAGAATGTCGGCCTCCATTAAAACGGCAACTAGCAAAATTGCCGAATCGAAAATGTCTGTCGCCCAGCATATGCACGATACAGAAAAATATCGGCAACTAAGGGATACAGTCAGACAGGAAATGGTTTCTGTAGATTCTGTCTTACGCGAACTAGATATGGAAATTAGAACGATTGAATCGGAAATCTCGTTAGCTGAAAAAGGAATTGCCGGCTCTGAAAACGTAGGTGCGGAACTGCAAAACAGGAAAGAGAAATTGCTTGAACGGCATAAGATGATCAAATCAACGTTGGACTCCACTCAAAAAGAAGTTGAAACACTTGAACGGTTGGCTGCAAACCGTCGGAATGAGGAAACTGCGTTGATGACCAAAAATAGTGAGCTCCGGGAACAGGCTGCCATCCATCGGGAGCAGAAAGGTCACCAACAATCTTCAATTACCGAAATGGAGCAATCGCTTAGTCAGTTGGAACAAAAAATGTCTGCGCTGGAGGCTGATCGTGAAATATATGCCGAGCACGAGATGGGTATCGAACTTACGCCACAGGAAATTGCGAACCATATCGATAAATCAGTGACAGAAAAGTCAACGATCGAACAATCATTATCAGATGAACGCAATAAACGAATCCAAGTTGCCTCTGAACTCGAAAAACAGGAAGAGATATTAAAAAGTCTTCGCCACGATGAAGGGAAGGCCGTCTCTTCATTGAATGAAATAAATGTCGCAGTTTCCCGTCTGGAAGTGAAATATGAAGCAATCACAAATCGCTTATTGGACGAATATGGCCTCTATCCTGATTTTGAATCGGAGAGCGACTTTGATGTGGAAGCCACAAGGAATCGGGTTGAACAACTGAAGAGCGAAATCGAGTCGATCGGTTCAGTCAATCCGAGTGCAATCCAGGAATTCAAAGAAGTGTCCGAGCGCCATGCATTTTTGACTGAACAGCGGAACGATCTCCTGGAGGCGAAAAATACACTGAACGAAGCGATGTCCGAAATGGATCGTGAGATGGAGATGCGTTTCAGTACGACATTCAACGCGGTAAGAAATAGGTTCCATGCTGTCTTCAAAGAAATGTTCGGTGGCGGGGATGCCGATCTTATCCTTACCGAGCCTGACAATTTGCTTGAAACAGGTGTTGAAATTGTCGCAAGGCCCCCTGGTAAGAAGTTGCAGAATCTGAGCCTTCTGTCAGGCGGCGAAAGGGCGCTCACGGCAATTACATTACTGTTTTCAATTATTGAAGTGCGTCCTGTCCCATTCTGCATTTTGGATGAAGTCGAAGCGGCGCTCGACGAAGCGAATGTCATCCGTTACAGTAAGTACTTGAAGAAGTTCTCGGACAATACCCAATTCATCGTCATCACACACCGGAAAGGGACGATGGAAGGGGCGGATGTCCTGTATGGAATTACGATGCAGGAGTCGGGAGTCTCGAAGCTGATTTCCGTGAAGCTTTCCGAAGTTCCTGCCGAAGTGTTGGGGTAA
- the trmD gene encoding tRNA (guanosine(37)-N1)-methyltransferase TrmD: MKIDVLSLFPEMFEGVLHSSIMKKAQENNAVSFKVTDFRDFSGNKHHKVDDYPYGGGAGMVLKPEPLFAAVESLALDTSKKPRVILMCPQGARFDQRKAEELSKEEHLVFLCGHYEGYDERIREHLVTDEISLGDFVLTGGEIASMAIIDSVVRLLPNVLGNTDSPVHDSFSTGLLEHPQYTRPADFNGMKVPDVLLSGNHGEIEKWRQEQSLRRTFERRRDLLENAPLTEHQQKYLKRLYEEELDSR; the protein is encoded by the coding sequence ATGAAAATAGACGTCCTTTCACTGTTTCCTGAAATGTTCGAAGGTGTTCTCCACTCCTCCATCATGAAGAAGGCGCAGGAAAACAACGCTGTTTCATTCAAAGTGACCGACTTCAGAGACTTCTCCGGCAACAAGCACCATAAAGTGGACGACTACCCATACGGAGGCGGGGCAGGCATGGTTTTGAAGCCCGAACCGCTCTTTGCGGCAGTCGAATCACTCGCTCTCGATACGTCCAAAAAGCCACGTGTCATCCTAATGTGCCCTCAAGGCGCTAGATTCGACCAGCGGAAGGCTGAGGAACTTTCCAAGGAAGAGCATCTTGTATTCCTTTGCGGGCATTATGAAGGCTATGACGAGCGCATCCGTGAGCATCTCGTCACGGATGAGATATCGCTCGGGGACTTCGTTCTGACGGGCGGGGAAATTGCATCCATGGCAATCATCGACAGCGTCGTCAGGCTATTGCCGAACGTTTTAGGCAATACGGATTCCCCTGTCCATGATTCATTCTCAACAGGACTTCTCGAACACCCTCAATATACAAGACCAGCGGATTTCAACGGAATGAAAGTGCCCGATGTCCTGCTATCAGGCAACCACGGCGAAATCGAAAAATGGCGCCAAGAACAATCACTAAGACGCACATTCGAACGCAGAAGAGATCTACTAGAAAACGCTCCATTGACTGAACATCAACAGAAGTATTTGAAGCGTCTTTATGAAGAAGAACTCGATAGTAGGTAA
- the rimM gene encoding ribosome maturation factor RimM (Essential for efficient processing of 16S rRNA), translated as MQWFNVGKIVNTHGIFGEVRVISRTDFPEERYAVGSELSLFMPNEKKPIKLIVASHRRHKNFDLLTFEGHININDVEKYRDGILKVSEKQLGKLEEGEFYYHEIIGCTVYTDDGEEIGEVTEVLATGANDVWTVTPKTGKPHYIPYIDDVVKEVDVEKKQIIIEPMEGLLS; from the coding sequence ATGCAATGGTTCAACGTTGGAAAAATTGTGAACACACATGGAATATTCGGTGAAGTGCGTGTCATCTCACGCACTGATTTCCCGGAAGAAAGATATGCTGTCGGTAGTGAACTTTCATTATTCATGCCGAATGAAAAAAAGCCGATTAAGCTGATCGTAGCAAGTCATCGACGCCATAAGAACTTCGACCTTCTCACATTTGAAGGGCATATTAATATTAATGATGTCGAAAAGTACAGGGACGGTATATTGAAAGTCTCCGAAAAGCAGCTTGGGAAACTGGAAGAGGGAGAATTCTACTACCATGAAATTATCGGCTGCACTGTTTATACAGACGATGGGGAAGAAATCGGAGAAGTGACGGAAGTACTGGCGACCGGTGCCAATGATGTATGGACCGTGACTCCGAAAACGGGAAAACCTCATTATATCCCTTATATCGACGATGTCGTAAAAGAAGTCGATGTGGAGAAGAAGCAAATTATTATCGAACCGATGGAAGGACTGCTTTCATGA
- the rpsP gene encoding 30S ribosomal protein S16 yields MSVKIRLKRMGAKKTPFYRIVVADSRSPRDGRQIETVGTYNPLTKPAEVKIDEELALKWLQNGAKPSDTVRNLFSEQGIMEKFHNAKYGK; encoded by the coding sequence ATGTCAGTAAAAATTCGTCTTAAACGTATGGGAGCAAAGAAAACTCCTTTCTATCGTATTGTTGTAGCAGATTCACGTTCACCACGTGATGGCCGTCAAATCGAAACAGTAGGTACTTACAACCCACTTACAAAACCTGCTGAAGTGAAAATCGATGAAGAATTGGCTCTTAAATGGCTTCAAAACGGTGCTAAACCTTCTGACACAGTACGTAACCTGTTCTCAGAACAAGGCATCATGGAGAAATTCCATAACGCTAAATACGGTAAATAA
- the lepB gene encoding signal peptidase I, translated as MNEEKKKNETWEWIKALLIAFGLAAIIRIFLFTPIVVDGISMMPTLEHGDKMIVNKIGYTLGKPDRFDIVVFHAPEKKDYIKRVIGLPGDKVEYRDDMLYINDQPYEEPYLDQYKAEITEGTLTEDFTLEEKIGMQTVPEDHVFVMGDNRRKSKDSRHIGAVPIDEIIGSTKFVFWPISDFGKVE; from the coding sequence ATGAATGAAGAGAAGAAGAAAAATGAAACTTGGGAATGGATCAAAGCGCTTTTAATAGCGTTCGGTTTGGCGGCAATCATTCGGATATTTCTATTCACGCCGATCGTAGTGGATGGGATTTCAATGATGCCAACACTTGAACATGGTGATAAAATGATCGTCAACAAAATCGGTTACACGCTCGGCAAGCCCGACCGCTTTGATATCGTTGTATTCCATGCGCCCGAAAAGAAAGATTACATCAAGAGGGTCATCGGCCTTCCGGGGGATAAAGTGGAATACAGGGACGATATGCTATACATTAACGATCAACCTTATGAAGAACCATATCTTGATCAATATAAAGCAGAAATTACAGAAGGTACTTTGACCGAAGATTTCACGCTGGAAGAGAAAATCGGAATGCAGACCGTCCCGGAAGACCATGTCTTCGTGATGGGCGACAATCGCCGAAAAAGTAAAGATTCCAGACATATCGGAGCAGTACCAATCGATGAAATCATAGGAAGCACAAAATTCGTATTCTGGCCGATCAGTGATTTCGGCAAGGTGGAATGA
- the rplS gene encoding 50S ribosomal protein L19, which translates to MQNIIAEVTKDQLRTDHPDFRPGDTVRLHVKIVEGTRERIQLYEGVVIKRRGGGISETFTVRKISNGVGVERTFPVHTPKIAKLEVTRRGKVRRAKLYYLRNLRGKAARIKEIR; encoded by the coding sequence ATGCAAAACATTATTGCAGAAGTAACAAAAGACCAACTTCGTACAGATCATCCTGATTTCCGTCCTGGGGACACTGTCCGCTTGCACGTGAAAATCGTTGAGGGCACGCGCGAGCGTATCCAGCTTTATGAAGGTGTTGTCATTAAGCGTCGTGGTGGCGGAATCAGTGAAACATTCACAGTCCGTAAAATCTCCAACGGTGTAGGTGTTGAACGTACATTCCCTGTACACACACCGAAAATCGCTAAACTTGAAGTTACTCGTCGCGGTAAAGTGCGTCGTGCGAAATTGTACTACCTTCGCAACCTTCGCGGAAAAGCTGCACGTATCAAAGAAATTCGATAA
- the ylqF gene encoding ribosome biogenesis GTPase YlqF encodes MTIQWFPGHMAKARREVTEQLKLVDIVFELIDARLPLSSRNPMIDEVIQQKPRLLILNKMDLADEKETERWIKHFASQGIRAVAINSFEGKGLQTVTKAAKEILAPKIERLKKRGIRPGAIRAMIVGIPNVGKSTLINRLARKNIAKTGNKPGVTKAQQWIKFEKELELLDTPGILWPKFEDQAVGYKLALTGAIKDTIVNMESLAVYGLRFLEEHYPERLEKRYGIKAVDEDIQKVFDTIGESRKAYTQGGEIDYDKVAEMIVQDIRSELLGKLTFDFTSDLSKEADDVTE; translated from the coding sequence ATGACCATTCAATGGTTTCCGGGCCATATGGCCAAAGCAAGACGTGAAGTAACGGAACAATTGAAGCTTGTCGATATCGTATTTGAATTGATTGACGCCCGATTGCCCCTTTCTTCGAGAAATCCGATGATTGATGAAGTCATCCAGCAAAAACCGAGATTGCTCATTTTGAACAAAATGGACCTAGCTGACGAGAAAGAGACGGAGCGTTGGATCAAACACTTCGCATCGCAAGGAATAAGGGCTGTCGCGATAAATTCCTTCGAAGGGAAAGGGCTGCAAACCGTAACGAAGGCGGCAAAGGAAATATTAGCCCCGAAAATTGAGCGCTTGAAAAAGAGAGGCATACGACCTGGGGCAATCCGGGCAATGATTGTCGGAATCCCGAACGTTGGGAAATCGACTTTAATTAACCGGCTAGCTAGAAAGAATATCGCGAAGACAGGCAATAAGCCGGGAGTTACAAAAGCGCAGCAGTGGATCAAATTCGAGAAGGAACTGGAATTGCTTGATACGCCGGGAATCCTTTGGCCAAAATTTGAAGACCAAGCTGTCGGGTATAAGCTCGCATTGACAGGTGCAATCAAAGATACGATCGTCAATATGGAAAGCTTGGCTGTCTACGGACTTCGCTTCTTGGAGGAGCATTATCCGGAGCGGCTTGAAAAGCGTTACGGCATTAAAGCTGTAGACGAGGATATCCAAAAGGTGTTTGATACAATTGGCGAGTCCCGCAAGGCGTATACGCAAGGTGGCGAAATCGATTATGACAAGGTGGCAGAAATGATTGTCCAAGACATCCGCAGTGAGCTCCTTGGCAAGCTAACTTTCGATTTCACGTCAGATCTATCAAAAGAGGCCGATGACGTCACGGAATAA
- a CDS encoding KH domain-containing protein, producing the protein MKQLIETIVKPLVDHPGDVQVDKDEQHHRVTYKLSVNPEDMGKVIGKQGRVAKAIRTIVYSAAGSRHGKKVYLDIVD; encoded by the coding sequence ATGAAGCAGCTGATTGAAACGATTGTCAAACCTTTGGTCGATCATCCCGGAGACGTTCAGGTCGACAAAGATGAGCAACATCATCGTGTCACTTATAAACTTTCCGTTAACCCTGAAGATATGGGGAAAGTGATCGGAAAGCAGGGGCGTGTCGCAAAAGCGATACGAACTATTGTTTATTCAGCAGCAGGAAGTCGCCACGGTAAGAAAGTTTACCTTGATATTGTTGATTGA
- a CDS encoding putative DNA-binding protein has translation MLEKTTRVNFLYDFYQTLLTEKQRVYMQLYYLDDLSLGEIAEEYGVSRQAVYDNVRRTEAMLEDYEEKLKLFSKFRKRMEIIDKLENLVLGNDDASEEVRMLLNALKDHE, from the coding sequence ATGCTTGAAAAAACGACACGCGTCAACTTCCTCTATGATTTCTATCAGACACTGTTGACCGAAAAACAAAGGGTTTATATGCAGCTCTATTACCTCGATGACCTATCCCTCGGTGAGATAGCCGAAGAATATGGAGTGTCGAGACAAGCTGTTTATGACAATGTCCGAAGAACGGAAGCTATGCTGGAAGACTATGAAGAGAAACTGAAGCTTTTCTCCAAGTTCCGGAAACGGATGGAGATTATCGATAAGCTTGAAAACCTTGTGCTCGGTAATGATGACGCATCCGAAGAAGTACGGATGCTGTTGAACGCATTGAAAGATCATGAATAG
- a CDS encoding ribonuclease HII: MKTIKEISNLLQQTSDPKPWMKQLEDDHRSGVKKELQRWYRNYEKKLQLEQMLQEKIDFDASYKTHEGSLVAGVDEAGRGPLAGPVVCAAVILPDEAPQLLGLNDSKKLSFQERERLSTIIKEIAISYSVHIQSAERIDQMNIYAATRESMEIAVHTLDSRPDIVLADAMKLQVDCRAESIIKGDAQSLAIAAASILAKTTRDQLMDGLHEKFPMYNFKKNVGYGTGEHVEALRLHGPCEHHRKTFEPVKSILEGR, encoded by the coding sequence ATGAAGACGATAAAAGAAATTTCCAATCTGCTACAACAAACTTCAGACCCGAAACCATGGATGAAACAACTCGAAGACGATCATCGTTCAGGCGTCAAAAAAGAATTGCAAAGATGGTATCGCAATTACGAGAAGAAACTGCAGCTGGAACAAATGCTACAAGAGAAGATCGATTTTGACGCGAGTTATAAAACTCACGAAGGGTCACTTGTCGCCGGCGTCGACGAAGCCGGCAGAGGGCCGTTGGCAGGTCCAGTCGTCTGTGCTGCCGTCATATTGCCTGATGAGGCACCTCAACTGCTTGGACTTAATGATTCAAAGAAGCTATCATTTCAAGAAAGAGAGCGATTGTCTACTATTATAAAGGAAATCGCCATCAGCTATTCAGTACATATACAATCAGCGGAAAGAATCGATCAAATGAACATCTATGCGGCGACACGCGAATCGATGGAAATTGCGGTACACACGCTAGACTCTCGACCGGACATCGTCTTGGCGGATGCCATGAAGCTTCAAGTCGACTGTAGGGCGGAGTCAATCATTAAAGGGGACGCTCAAAGTCTAGCAATAGCCGCGGCCTCCATCCTTGCCAAAACAACAAGGGATCAATTGATGGACGGGCTTCATGAAAAATTCCCGATGTACAATTTCAAGAAGAACGTCGGATACGGTACGGGGGAGCATGTGGAAGCGCTCCGCCTGCATGGACCATGCGAACACCACAGAAAGACGTTTGAGCCTGTCAAATCGATTTTGGAAGGAAGGTGA
- the ffh gene encoding signal recognition particle protein: MAFEGLAQRLQGTLQKIKGKGKISEADVKEMMREVRFALIEADVNLKVVKEFVKTVSERAVGQDVMKSLTPGQQVVKIVKDELTNLMGGEQNPIQFARKSPTVIMMVGLQGAGKTTTTGKLATVLRKRHNKKPLLVAADVYRPAAIQQLETLGKQLTMPVFSMGTDVSPVEIARQALVEAEKEHHDVVIIDTAGRLHVDENLMQELKDIRELSKPDEVFLVVDAMTGQDAVNVAKSFDEAIGITGVVLTKLDGDTRGGAALSIRSVTQKPIKFVGMGEKMDALEPFHPERMASRILGMGDVMSLIEKAQESVDEEKAKELEQKFRTQTFTLDDFLDQLQQVKKMGPLDEILKMMPGFNKIKGLENAQVDESQMGRVEAVIRSMTTAERTTPEIINASRRKRIAKGSGTSIQEVNRLLKQFEEMKKMVKQMTNMQQKGKKKMKMPGFDSLFR; this comes from the coding sequence ATGGCATTTGAAGGTTTGGCCCAGCGCCTGCAAGGGACGCTTCAGAAGATAAAGGGCAAAGGCAAGATCAGTGAAGCCGACGTCAAGGAAATGATGCGTGAAGTGCGATTTGCACTTATCGAAGCCGACGTCAACTTGAAAGTCGTAAAGGAATTCGTTAAGACGGTAAGTGAACGGGCTGTCGGCCAGGACGTTATGAAGAGCCTGACACCCGGCCAACAAGTTGTAAAAATCGTTAAGGATGAATTGACGAACTTGATGGGTGGAGAGCAAAACCCAATCCAATTTGCAAGGAAATCGCCGACAGTCATCATGATGGTCGGCTTGCAAGGGGCGGGGAAAACGACAACGACAGGAAAGCTCGCAACAGTCCTTCGTAAACGCCATAATAAGAAGCCACTCCTCGTGGCGGCCGATGTTTATCGTCCAGCGGCAATCCAGCAATTGGAGACGCTTGGAAAACAATTGACGATGCCCGTCTTTTCAATGGGCACGGATGTCTCTCCGGTTGAAATTGCGCGCCAAGCGCTTGTGGAAGCTGAAAAGGAGCATCATGATGTCGTCATCATCGATACGGCGGGGCGCCTGCATGTAGATGAAAATCTTATGCAGGAATTGAAGGATATCCGGGAATTGAGCAAACCTGACGAAGTGTTCCTCGTCGTAGATGCGATGACCGGACAGGATGCCGTCAATGTGGCGAAGTCATTTGACGAAGCGATCGGCATAACCGGCGTCGTCTTGACAAAGCTTGACGGCGACACACGTGGCGGTGCGGCGTTATCCATCCGCTCCGTTACACAGAAGCCAATCAAGTTCGTCGGTATGGGAGAGAAAATGGACGCCTTAGAGCCTTTCCATCCTGAGCGGATGGCCTCCCGGATCCTAGGGATGGGCGACGTCATGTCTTTAATCGAAAAGGCGCAGGAAAGTGTCGACGAAGAAAAGGCGAAGGAGCTTGAACAAAAATTCCGCACGCAAACTTTCACGCTCGACGACTTCTTGGATCAGCTCCAGCAAGTGAAAAAAATGGGTCCTCTTGATGAAATATTGAAGATGATGCCAGGCTTCAATAAAATCAAAGGGCTTGAAAACGCTCAAGTCGATGAAAGTCAGATGGGACGCGTTGAAGCGGTCATCCGTTCGATGACAACGGCAGAACGCACAACTCCAGAAATCATCAATGCGAGCAGGCGAAAACGGATTGCGAAAGGATCAGGGACTTCCATCCAGGAAGTGAACCGCCTATTGAAGCAATTCGAAGAGATGAAGAAGATGGTCAAGCAGATGACCAACATGCAGCAAAAGGGCAAAAAGAAGATGAAAATGCCTGGTTTCGACTCTTTATTTAGGTAA
- the ftsY gene encoding signal recognition particle-docking protein FtsY — translation MAFFKKLKEKITGTNETVTEKFKDGLSKTRNSFTSKVNDLVARFREVDEEFFEELEELLLQADVGVETVMELVDQLRWEVQRKNIKSTEGIQSVISEKLVEIYKDGEELDTDLNMQDDLTVILMVGVNGVGKTTTIGKLAARLKDEGKTVMLAAGDTFRAGAIDQLVVWGERVGVEVIRQSEGSDPAAVMYDAIRAAKSRKVDVLICDTAGRLQNKVNLMNELEKVHRVIGKEVEGAPHEVLLALDATTGQNALIQAQTFKEATNVTGIVLTKLDGTAKGGIVLAIRSKLNIPVKFVGLGEGMDDLQPFDPEKYVYGLFADGLEKEAQE, via the coding sequence TTGGCTTTTTTTAAGAAACTGAAAGAGAAGATTACGGGCACAAATGAAACGGTAACCGAAAAATTCAAGGATGGTCTTTCGAAGACAAGGAATTCATTCACTTCAAAAGTGAATGATCTTGTCGCGCGCTTCCGTGAGGTCGACGAGGAGTTTTTCGAGGAGCTCGAGGAGCTATTATTACAGGCGGATGTCGGCGTCGAAACAGTGATGGAACTTGTCGATCAACTACGTTGGGAAGTTCAAAGGAAAAATATTAAAAGTACAGAAGGTATACAATCTGTCATCTCCGAAAAGCTTGTGGAAATATATAAGGATGGCGAAGAACTAGACACCGATTTGAATATGCAGGACGATTTGACTGTCATTTTGATGGTAGGTGTCAATGGTGTAGGAAAAACGACAACGATCGGAAAGCTTGCGGCACGACTCAAAGACGAAGGAAAGACCGTCATGCTTGCGGCCGGAGATACATTCCGTGCAGGAGCGATCGATCAGCTAGTCGTCTGGGGCGAACGTGTCGGCGTTGAAGTGATCAGGCAATCGGAAGGGTCTGACCCGGCCGCTGTCATGTACGATGCGATTCGCGCAGCAAAAAGCCGCAAAGTGGATGTATTGATTTGTGATACTGCCGGCAGACTGCAAAACAAAGTGAACTTGATGAATGAACTAGAGAAAGTACACCGAGTGATCGGCAAGGAAGTGGAAGGGGCGCCTCATGAGGTCCTTCTCGCACTTGATGCGACGACTGGCCAAAATGCTTTGATCCAGGCGCAGACGTTCAAAGAGGCGACGAATGTCACTGGAATCGTCCTTACGAAGCTTGACGGGACTGCGAAAGGCGGAATTGTTTTAGCGATCCGTAGTAAGCTTAATATCCCGGTCAAATTTGTCGGTCTTGGAGAAGGTATGGATGACCTGCAACCATTCGATCCGGAAAAGTACGTATACGGACTCTTTGCAGATGGTCTAGAAAAGGAAGCACAAGAATAA